A region from the Kryptolebias marmoratus isolate JLee-2015 linkage group LG9, ASM164957v2, whole genome shotgun sequence genome encodes:
- the cenpu gene encoding centromere protein U, with protein MSTKKGKKVVPDPPEKEKEMDSPNLSTIERTTFMEVLQQNFGNPLHSTALEEDLNVPVDGQGDKRTAGCGAVPKRAKAAGRQPRATVKRTKTQEEEKKRRSTRVKDKARGQLKKDKKTETESSEKTSSQPEEDTDSGAVKKRRSRVLSSDEGTDEDTSWIPSPKKAKVLGFGLAGQPRKSLSKPKMSSSGSEDRTSGEAETSSNDRQRRKRPVGWAWSQFEVVLDAFLDFCDQYKESVESTAVKQTVSCFSKNVKEQLLEKISSLKELQTLKRENTKAASLIRAKTQRLLDAKSELMRAERQLWLLQKEEAELRQRLADIKQGQSFLHGIRGLSRRYLGHRMKHRAEKETYGASSLPALLLETKLVQTAASAERR; from the exons ATGAG TACCAAAAAGGGCAAAAAAGTGGTCCCAGATCCACcagagaaggagaaagaa ATGGATTCTCCCAATCTGTCTACTATCGAAAGAACCACCTTCATGGAGGTGCTGCAGCAGAACTTCG GTAACCCGCTTCACAGTACCGCCTTGGAGGAGGATTTAAATGTCCCCGTGGATGGACAGGGAGACAAAAGGACAGCAGGATGTGGGGCTGTTCCTAAAAGAGCGAAGGCTGCAGGCAGACAACCCAGAGCAACCGTgaagaggacaaaaacacaggaggaggagaagaagaggaggagtaCAAGAGTCAAGGACAAAGCCCG TGGGCAGCTGAAGAAGGACaagaagacagaaactgaaTCAAGTGAGAAAACATCATCTCAGCCAGAG GAGGACACAGACTCTGGTGCAGTCAAGAAGAGACGCAGTAGAGTCCTGTCCTCTGATGAGGGGACGGACGAAGACACCAGCTGG ATCCCGAGTCCAAAGAAGGCTAAGGTGCTGGGCTTCGGCTTAGCGGGTCAACCCAGAAAGTCATTGTCCAAACCTAAAATGTCTTCTTCTG GCAGTGAAGACAGAACATCTGGAGAAGCTGAAACGTCCAGCAATgacagacagaggaggaagaggcctGTGGGTTGGGCATGGTCCCAGTTTGAGGTGGTTCTGGACGCCTTCCTGGACTTCTGTGACCagtacaa agAGTCTGTCGAGTCCACAGCTGTCAAACAAACTGTCAGCTGTTTCTCCAAAAACGTCAAGGAGCAGCTCCTGGAAAAG ATCTCTTCGTTGAAGGAGCTCCAGACTCTAAAAAGAGAGAACACAAAG GCGGCTTCTTTGATTCGCGCAAAGACTCAGAGATTGCTGGATGCTAAAAGTGAGCTGATGAG GGCAGAAAGGCAGTTGTGGCTGCTGCAGAAAGAGGAAGCTGAACTTCGACAGAGACTTGCTGACATAAAACAAGGCCAGTCCTTCCTCCATGGCATCAGAGGGCTCAGCAGACGATACCTGGGCCACAGGATGAAGCACCGCGCCGAGAAAGAGACG TATGGGGCGTCCAGCTTACCGGCCTTGTTGTTGGAAACGAAACTTGTGCAGACAGCAGCATCAGCTGAGAGGAGATAA